In Betaproteobacteria bacterium, the DNA window AGGCCGTCGAGGGCGCGTTCCAACCCTTCCTCGCGCAGCCGCTCGGTCTCGTCGTGCTCGAGAATCCGGCCCGGCTCCAGGTCGGGGTTCGAAAGGTAGGCGATCGGCGCGAAGCTGTCCTCGTCGTCTTCGCCGTGAGGTTCGAGCGCGACGTCCTGCCCGGTGAGCCGGGTTTCCATCTCGAACACTTCTTCCGGCTTGACGCCCAATTGCTTCGCCACCGCGGTCGCTTCAGAGGCGCCGATGGCGCCGGTGCCCTGCTTCATGCTGCGCAGGTTGAAGAAGAGCTTGCGCTGGGCCTTGGTGGTCGCGACCTTCACGATGCGCCAGTTGCGCAGGATGTACTCGTGGATTTCCGCGCGGATCCAGTGGACGGCGAACGACACGAGGCGGAACCCGCGTTCCGGATCGAAGCGTTTCACCGCCTTCATGAGGCCGATGTTGCCTTCCTGCACGAGGTCCGCCTGTGGCAGGCCATAACCCTGGTAACCGCGCGCGATGGCCACCACCACGCGCAGGTGCGACAGCACCAGCTCACGGGCGGCGTCCAGATCGTTGTCGCGCTTGAAGCGCCACGCGAGATCGACCTCACGCTCGGCGCTCAGGATCGGCAGACGGTTCACACTCTGGATGTACGATTCCAGGCTTCCTACGGGCGAGGGCAGGGCAAAGGACACGGCAGTGGTCATCGGGTCTGGTTACCTTTGGGATGCAGATTTTAGCAGTCGTGAACTTTGAGTGCCAGAACACCCGATAGTTTCAATCGGTCGGGGCCGGCAGTGACCGCGCTCGGGCGCGTCAGTCGAACAACGCGTCGATGAATTCCTCGGCCTCGAACGGGCGCAGGTCGTCGATCTGTTCGCCGATGCCGATGAAGCGGACCGGAATCGGGTTCTGGCGGGCGATGGCGGCAATGCAGCCGCCTTTCGCCGTGCCGTCGAGCTTGGTGAGCACGATGCCGGTCACGCCGAGCGCATCGTCGAAGGCGCGCACCTGGGCCACCGCGTTCTGGCCGGTGTTCGCGTCGACCACCA includes these proteins:
- the rpoH gene encoding RNA polymerase sigma factor RpoH — its product is MTTAVSFALPSPVGSLESYIQSVNRLPILSAEREVDLAWRFKRDNDLDAARELVLSHLRVVVAIARGYQGYGLPQADLVQEGNIGLMKAVKRFDPERGFRLVSFAVHWIRAEIHEYILRNWRIVKVATTKAQRKLFFNLRSMKQGTGAIGASEATAVAKQLGVKPEEVFEMETRLTGQDVALEPHGEDDEDSFAPIAYLSNPDLEPGRILEHDETERLREEGLERALDGLDPRSRRIIEARWLTEQDSATLHELAAEFGVSAERIRQIEQKAMQKMKALMAPAN